In Tetrapisispora phaffii CBS 4417 chromosome 6, complete genome, a single genomic region encodes these proteins:
- the STT4 gene encoding 1-phosphatidylinositol 4-kinase STT4 (similar to Saccharomyces cerevisiae STT4 (YLR305C); ancestral locus Anc_4.50), which translates to MTSLRSQALKKLAQLSSDESAQFGVANDGSSTLDMLTHSLPIFYSTNVSKLYTIPLNLNEWDVLYAITSSKVKSLEQAHKLLDDVISVYFVESPRQRFSDVLIMKFKQELLRNPNEISTFQLTRFILSISNSFPELNDKCFSLIEKYLSLVQSLFLIKPSVLFSFLGFLNAVSSSMDDVSIDLSKKTWCSIINIINSSNFFQEIEKVLSSSSDFINDSVVEYFKAGHEISGPLFFEVITSIGLALANTIVFKNMKDIGIDILNDSQMFSRNILQLKHIEYNIDQDPSIATDINITTIDTFNQILKNNAEVLTSLTDFALENAADLDNLDLSTLNRAKYTFNSRANLLQITCLVPFYSSLESKMFEDMTSVVSNYMENILLSGYISPQLIKSIISSVSLLNYYTEEYSSTILRLFPILVASDNITRETVEEVSVTFTLGLQPLNEDTIVNTIYSINNMITVNDNGSPSSLIRERKLTGTISSMPMKGRSLTIDTLDAIKNFSSAHNSHESSPIPGQSLSNATFHGNLFENCISASIVITNNYNVPSITALTTTILTQKFGVISKNLDKIIIKFLAKLVTCVTSAEFSLILKFYRLATQTSAKNDDANLSADIVSAKVFIANQLRKGPKSSEIFKLYLHDLLDSIISSGEVEHKEHRTDTEISKVAEQISSLLRPLSALLPTLDEEPLDLSSDELFTNMFRNIWFNMAIHGFYYNAEFLLPYKKYLLIIAYNTSPLASDFPANKKEISVEMNTVLRRSTSSTIEKKQKNLISGFLSSSTVQSRSPACERIMFLAAAHHLEFLRCDAGDCSKMLLYFSDSSIISSSISRSIDLMNTAITHKYTNSVQLGNLEIFNSKAVAKQLNNIILLLAHKNEMLQNSAFHTCERLIKTVPSSLCRHQSLYTLLDLMTVIFDGVIDCERNRFEPHYIFHLKHSKTKVLLQNSISWRRNALSRLSKSAKSWIKIVMSKCPLDLKMLFHSYLSDFNDYNIEHTVEYGVSFAIEMAGAILPVDRELSRLSLVGNEKPNNIAGFFSQHSWKSKYLVDMVISSSPVDIYKQIGEYAQSIRTCISEKTTIGQDLLNKIFDLSFALIINRTPGSISLIKDLVHIPFEILTGNSMKTGINIWLSIMKEREDLSFYLLSEIGMCWMRSIDNKIGLYSNELDLVKEENQMMEYKEYNKKLINKNISLAESLLKPHRLLINFLSSYFEGSMFQSHSLLKLFNIWILNAVTELKTASLHPYARLVRNELIIFAILVLNANLKRPTKAIPDLSSSIVIGNLSWFKKPLSWPFGADQLRNEADLAVSVELLSKLEHIMPTLSAYCKNESALLKIALKLDIYNMKTWLSPLAKIDKPKTPLSLELLNAAIKIDPQIAYNISQFLNVDKGKSALLSAIVSNPLQFVGVSDVLDLLLSSSSSSKDRNNLHYITYWSPTTPLKSINLLLPPWTTNKYILQYAVYSLESHDVNVTFFYVPQIVQCLRYDKTGYVERLILDTAMISVLFSHQIIWNMLANCYKGDEGLIEDEIKPKLDLVRKRLVAKFSTRHREFYEREFKFFNEVTGISGKLKPYIKKSKAEKKQKIDEEMAKIDVEPGVYLPSNPDGVVVDIARKSGKPLQSHAKAPFMATFKIKREVEPDDSTASLSSNAEGESSKNGNKKLVEKWQAAIFKVGDDCRQDVLALQLISLFRTIWSNIGLDVFVFPYRVTATAPGCGVIDVLPNSISRDMLGREAVNGLFEYFITKFGNETTFEFQNARNNFIKSLAGYSVISYLLQFKDRHNGNIMYDDQGHCLHIDFGFIFDIVPGGVKFEAVPFKLTKEMVNVMGGSKDTAAFKDFEELCIKAYLSARVHMDAIIQCIEPMIGSGLPCFKGSKTIKNLQNRFQPQRTDQEAAVFMKGLIKKSYESLFTKGYDEFQRLTNGIPY; encoded by the coding sequence ATGACCTCATTGAGGTCACAagcattaaaaaaattggcCCAATTATCCTCAGATGAGTCTGCTCAATTTGGTGTGGCTAATGATGGATCCTCGACACTTGATATGCTGACTCATTCTTTGCCAATATTCTACTCTACTAATGTGTCAAAATTATACACTATTccattaaatttgaatgaGTGGGATGTTCTATATGCGATCACCTCTTCAAAAGTCAAGAGTCTTGAGCAAGCACATAAGTTATTGGATGACGTTATCTCCGTATATTTTGTCGAGTCTCCAAGACAGCGTTTTTCTGATGTGTTAATTATGAAATTTAAACAAGAATTGTTGAGAAACCCAAATGAAATCTCGACTTTCCAACTGACTCGATTCATTTTGTCCATCTCTAACAGTTTTCCTGAGTTGAACGATAAGTGTTTCTCATTAAtcgaaaaatatttgtCGTTGGTTCAATCACTGTTTTTGATTAAACCATCCGTGCTATTCTCATTCCTAGGTTTTTTAAATGCAGTTTCTTCCTCCATGGACGATGTATCGATTGATTTATCTAAGAAGACATGGTGttcaattatcaatatcatcaattcatcaaatttcTTCCAAGAGATTGAAAAAGTTTTGTCCTCGTCATCTGATTTCATCAATGACAGTGTTGTAGAATATTTCAAAGCTGGTCATGAAATTAGTGGCCCATTATTTTTCGAAGTAATTACAAGTATTGGTCTAGCTTTAGCAAATACTATTGTGTTCAAGAATATGAAAGACATCggtattgatattttaaatgatagTCAAATGTTCTCAAGAAATATTCTACAATTAAAACACATTGAATACAATATCGATCAAGATCCTTCAATTGCAActgatataaatattacaaCTATTGACACTTTCAACCAAATCCTAAAGAATAATGCTGAAGTGTTAACTTCATTAACTGATTTTGCTTTGGAAAATGCTGCTGATCTTGATAATCTAGATCTATCCACTTTAAATAGAGCaaaatatacttttaaTTCCAGAGCGAATCTATTGCAAATAACATGCTTAGTGCCATTCTATAGCAGTCTGGAATCAAAAATGTTTGAGGATATGACAAGTGTTGTCTCTAACTACatggaaaatattttattatcgGGTTATATCAGCCCACAGTTAATAAAATCTATTATTAGTTCAGTCTCCTtactaaattattatacaGAAGAATATTCTTCTACTATATTACGTCTTTTCCCTATATTAGTGGCTTCAGACAACATTACGAGAGAGACTGTGGAAGAAGTATCTGTAACATTCACTTTAGGTTTACAACCTTTAAATGAGGACACTATTGTCAATActatttattcaattaataatatgatTACCGTTAATGATAACGGTTCACCAAGCTCATTGATAAGAGAAAGAAAGTTAACTGGAACAATTTCTAGTATGCCGATGAAGGGTAGATCATTAACTATAGATACATTAGATGCAATCAAAAACTTTTCGTCTGCACACAATAGTCATGAAAGTAGTCCAATTCCTGGCCAATCACTATCTAATGCTACATTTCACGGAAATTTATTTGAGAATTGTATCTCAGCTTCGATTGTCATcacaaataattataatgtTCCATCTATAACTGCATTGACGACTACTATTTTAACTCAGAAGTTTGGTgtaatttcaaagaatttggacaaaattattatcaaatttttagCAAAACTAGTTACCTGTGTAACTAGCGCtgaattttctttaatcttGAAGTTCTATAGACTTGCAACTCAAACGTCAGccaaaaatgatgatgcAAATTTATCAGCAGATATCGTTTCTGCTAAGGTTTTTATTGCAAATCAATTGAGAAAAGGGCCAAAATCTTCAGAAATTTTTAAACTGTACTTACATGATTTACTAGATAGCATTATATCTAGCGGTGAAGTAGAGCATAAGGAACACAGAACTGATACAGAAATCTCTAAAGTTGCTGAACAGATCTCGTCTCTTCTACGTCCATTATCAGCATTATTACCAACTCTTGATGAGGAACCTCTAGATTTAAGTTCTGATGAACTATTTACTAATATGtttagaaatatttggttTAATATGGCTATCCATGggttttattataatgCCGAATTTCTATTACCATAcaagaaatatttactgATAATTGCGTATAATACATCACCATTAGCATCTGATTTCCCTGCCAACAAGAAAGAGATTTCTGTTGAAATGAATACAGTGTTACGTCGTAGTACATCAAGTACCattgaaaagaaacaaaaaaaccTTATTTCAGGGTTTTTATCCAGCAGCACAGTTCAGTCAAGATCACCAGCTTGTGAAAGAATAATGTTTTTAGCTGCAGCACATCATTTAGAATTTCTCAGGTGTGATGCTGGCGATTGCTCAAAgatgttattatatttctctgattcttcaattatctcttcatcaatttcaagGAGTATCGACTTAATGAATACTGCAATTACGcataaatatacaaattCAGTTCAGTTGGGCAATTTGGAGATATTTAATTCTAAAGCCGTTGCCAAGCaactaaataatattattttactaCTTGCTCATAAGAACGAAATGTTACAAAACTCTGCGTTCCACACCTGTGAAAGATTAATCAAGACTGTTCCATCTTCTCTTTGTCGTCACCAGTCTCTATATACATTATTGGATTTAATGACAGTTATTTTCGATGGTGTTATTGATTGTGAAAGAAATAGATTTGAACcacattatatttttcatctGAAACATTCCAAGACAAAGGttttattacaaaattcTATTAGTTGGCGTAGAAATGCTTTATCTAGACTTTCAAAGAGTGCAAAATCTTGGATCAAAATAGTTATGAGCAAATGTCCTTTAGATCTTAAAATGTTATTCCATTCATATCTTTctgattttaatgattataatatcGAACACACAGTTGAGTACGGTGTTTCTTTTGCAATTGAAATGGCTGGTGCTATTTTACCTGTTGATAGAGAGCTATCTCGATTAAGCCTGGTTGGTAATGAAAAACCAAATAATATAGCTGGTTTCTTTTCTCAGCATTCATGGAAATCTAAATATTTGGTTGATATGGTAATTTCATCATCTCCTGTTGATATTTACAAACAAATCGGTGAATATGCACAATCAATTAGAACCTGTATTTCAGAAAAAACCACAATTGGACAAGACTTGttaaacaaaatttttGATCTTTCATTTGCACTAATTATTAACAGAACTCCTGGATCCATAAGTCTAATTAAAGATTTAGTTCACATCccttttgaaatattaactGGTAATTCTATGAAAACAGGTATTAATATTTGGTTATCAATAATGAAGGAAAGAGAAGATCTTTCTTTCTACTTATTGTCTGAAATTGGAATGTGTTGGATGCGGtctattgataataaaattggttTATACTCTAATGAACTTGATTTagttaaagaagaaaatcaaatgatggaatataaagaatataataaaaagcTAATTAACAAGAATATTTCTTTGGCAGAGTCATTATTAAAGCCTCATAGATTATTAATAAACTTTTTGAGTTCATATTTTGAGGGATCTATGTTCCAAAGTCATTCCttgttaaaattatttaacaTTTGGATTTTGAATGCGGTCACTGAATTGAAAACAGCTTCCTTACACCCCTATGCTAGGTTAGTTCGTAAtgaattgataatatttgcTATATTGGTGCTCAATGCAAACTTAAAGAGGCCAACAAAAGCAATCCCAGACTTATCATCTTCTATCGTTATTGGTAATTTATCATGGTTCAAAAAACCTCTTTCTTGGCCATTTGGTGCTGATCAATTGAGAAATGAAGCCGATTTGGCAGTTTCAgttgaattattatcaaaattagaaCATATAATGCCAACATTAAGTGCATATTGTAAAAATGAATCTGCACTATTGAAAATAGCTTTAAAATTggatatttataatatgaAAACATGGTTATCTCCTTTAgcaaaaattgataaaccGAAAACACCATTAAGCTTAGAACTATTGAACGCTgcaattaaaattgatCCTCAAATCGCATATAACATATCACAGTTTTTGAATGTCGACAAGGGTAAATCTGCTTTATTGTCAGCTATCGTTAGTAACCCGCTTCAATTCGTCGGTGTTTCTGATGTTTTGGATTTATTACTATCTTCAAGTTCTTCTAGCAAAGATAGAAACAATTTGCACTACATTACTTATTGGAGCCCAACTACTCCATTAAAGTccattaatttattattgcCACCTTGGACAaccaataaatatattttacaatatgCTGTTTATTCATTAGAATCTCATGATGTCAATGTTACGTTCTTTTATGTTCCTCAAATTGTTCAATGTTTAAGATATGATAAGACAGGTTATGTGGAAAGATTGATATTAGACACTGCAATGATAAGCGTTTTATTTTCCCATCAAATTATTTGGAATATGTTAGCAAACTGTTATAAGGGTGATGAAGGTTTAATTGAAGACGAAATCAAACCTAAATTAGATTTAGTAAGAAAAAGATTAGTCGCCAAATTTTCTACCAGACATAGAGAGTTTTATGAAAGAGAATTTAAGTTCTTCAATGAGGTTACTGGTATTTCTGGTAAATTAAAACCTTACATTAAAAAGAGTAAAGCAgagaagaaacaaaaaattgatgaagagATGGCTAAAATCGATGTTGAGCCTGGTGTGTATTTGCCATCAAATCCAGATGGTGTAGTGGTTGATATTGCTCGTAAGAGCGGTAAACCTTTACAATCTCATGCTAAAGCACCATTCATGGCtacttttaaaatcaaGAGGGAAGTAGAGCCTGACGACTCGACTGCTAGTTTATCATCCAATGCTGAGGGTGAGTCCAGtaaaaatggaaataaGAAGCTTGTTGAAAAGTGGCAAGCCGCTATTTTCAAGGTTGGTGATGATTGTAGACAGGATGTTTTGGCTTTGCAATTGATATCTTTGTTTAGAACCATCTGGTCAAATATTGGATTAgatgtttttgttttccCTTATCGTGTCACTGCAACTGCTCCAGGTTGTGGTGTTATTGATGTTTTACCAAACTCTATATCTCGTGATATGTTAGGTCGTGAGGCTGTGAATGGCTTATTTGAGTATTTTATTACTAAATTTGGTAACGAAACAACATTCGAATTCCAAAATGCAAGAaataactttattaaatctCTAGCTGGTTATAGCGTcatttcatatttattacaattcAAGGATAGACATAACGGTAACATTATGTATGATGATCAAGGTCATTGTTTGCATATTGATTttggttttatttttgacaTTGTCCCAGGTGGTGTCAAATTTGAAGCCGTGCCATTTAAATTAACCAAGGAAATGGTCAATGTAATGGGTGGTTCAAAAGATACCGCAGCGtttaaagattttgaagaattatgTATCAAGGCATACTTATCTGCAAGGGTTCATATGGATGCCATCATTCAATGTATCGAACCAATGATCGGTTCTGGATTACCTTGTTTCAAAGGTAGTAAGACCATCAAAAATTTGCAGAATAGATTCCAACCACAAAGAACTGACCAAGAAGCTGCTGTCTTTATGAAGGGCttgattaaaaaatcatatGAAAGTTTGTTTACTAAAGGTTATGACGAGTTCCAAAGGTTAACTAACGGGATTCCATATTAA
- the BPT1 gene encoding ATP-binding cassette bilirubin transporter BPT1 (similar to Saccharomyces cerevisiae BPT1 (YLL015W); ancestral locus Anc_4.52) → MFSNVTMGCPNGFHPYLDNHTNALTPCFLSLVNLVSVLFFSCVGVIQLIQLLRETKIPPNFKYKFRWSSLPSRHLLHITDISLQVVILVLQLCVLFSNSKSEQPLITQYAILSNIGFLVLISYPTQYLEYYKSPCTIGNQIFYFMFQICLVSFQIIQRFTHGNRDALVTVSGKYSSILECLLLFNTIVIFIYETRYFKPAPQVIDFYKSNDLFITNHALADIWFMWMNKLISQTYKDKKIKDPHNLPLPPIDLDIRTIATRMESSWEKQKWNGTNSILRVILTTFCKSLIIAMLYETTTDILTVIEPQFLRVFIKTFEMNETNVYPPLQGAIIVVALFLSKFISTLLGNQFYIKIFEVGLGIRGSLMALVYKKSLRISSDARQKHSSGDIINLMSTDVLNLQRFFENSQSIIGAPIQIVIVLISLYLLLDKAVFAGMISMVIMIPINAYLSRKVGSLYKTQMKYKDSRLTILTEILNSIKSIKLYSWEKPMLKKLLHVRNDLELENFKKIGIFSNLIFFAWNCVPLMVTCSTFLIFSMISDVPLSPDIIFPSLTLFNILNDAIYVVPSTINDVIQANISMKRLRDFLLAEELDDSFIEYKSPSETDDAPVIEINNATFLWQSKKIINENSSTDEESNIETSKAALKNIDNFTVKKGSLTCIVGKVGSGKSTILHAILGQLPCISALDQTRAPKVTIRATSIAYCPQEAWIMNSSVKENIVFGHKHDENYYNLVIQACQLASDLSILPDGDETIVGEKGISLVGGVQKARISLARAVYARADVYLLDDILSAVDAHVSKNIIKYVLSKETGLLRNKTIILSTNNVNVLKNSQKIYAIEKGEIVEESDYENVMNSSDASRIKKLIEEFGTSTSNSNEVKETSSENSSSEIEDKTSNATELLKKKDIDEDNDIVESIVSFDAENMFQNISMVNSRRASMATLKRKPVLDLDKSKKKTAQQEETKEEGRVKTRVYIAYIKACGVTGVILFFVFMILTRIFDLAETFWLKYWSESNAKAGYNKDFLKFVTIYAIIGLLSAAFNNIRTVIMLLYCSIRGSKKLHDGMALSVMRSPMSFFETTPIGRIVNRFSSDLEAIDSGLQYIFSFFFRSVLIYVVSLILVGYNLPWFIALNAVLIMIYFYYQAYYIMLSRELKRLTTISYSPIMSLISETLGGFSVINAFDHTSRFNFFNFETVQYNIDCVFQFRSTNRWLSVRLQTIGNLIILATGLLSFATLGTKKQLSSGMVGLLMSYSLQVTSSLMWIVRMTVQIETRIVSVERTLEYCELKPEALEIIENSRPPEGWPREGAIEFNNYTTKYRENLDPVLKDINVSIKPKEKIGIVGRTGAGKSTLTLALFRLIEATGGSISIDGIDISKIGLEDLRSNLAIIPQDAQAFEGTIRSNLDPFDQHSDEELWRAVELSHLKQHILRMNEEANDRESDSSRTDITTPDSHNIKELLATPISKNGSNVSVGQRQLLCLSRALLNPSKVLILDEATAAIDMETDKIVQDTIKNEFKERTILTIAHRIDTVMNYDKILVLDKGEVAEFDTVSNLLSDKNTMFYKLCEQGAYLKE, encoded by the coding sequence ATGTTTTCGAATGTTACCATGGGCTGTCCCAATGGGTTCCATCCATACCTAGATAACCACACAAATGCACTCACTCCATGCTTTCTATCTCTAGTGAATCTTGTGTCGGTGCTATTTTTCAGTTGCGTTGGTGTTATACAACTTATTCAGTTACTTCGTGAGACTAAAATCCCTccaaatttcaaatataaattcagATGGAGTTCACTCCCATCAAGACATTTATTACATATTACAGATATATCTTTGCAAGTTGTCATACTAGTCTTGCAACTTTGTGTTTTATTTAGCAATTCCAAGTCTGAACAGCCATTGATCACACAATATGCcatattatcaaatattggATTTTTAGTTCTCATATCATACCCAACACAGTACTTAGAATACTATAAGAGTCCATGTACCATTGGTAACCaaatattctattttatGTTTCAAATATGTTTAGTatcttttcaaattattcaaCGATTCACCCATGGCAATAGAGACGCATTAGTGACAGTGTCAGGAAAATACTCTTCCATATTGGAATGTCTTCTATTGTTCAATACTAtcgttatttttatatatgaaacGAGATATTTTAAGCCAGCTCCTCAAGTTATCGACTTCTACAAGTCcaatgatttatttattactaACCATGCATTGGCTGATATTTGGTTTATGTGGATGAATAAACTGATTTCCCAAACCTacaaagataaaaaaattaaggaTCCTCATAATTTACCTTTACCTCCAATCGATTTAGATATTAGAACTATTGCCACTAGAATGGAAAGCTCATGGGAAAAACAGAAATGGAATGGCACAAATTCCATATTGAGAGTTATCTTAACTACATTTTGCAAATCGTTGATTATTGCTATGTTATATGAAACAACGACTGACATATTGACTGTAATCGAACCACAGTTCCTAAGagttttcattaaaacATTTGAAATGAATGAAACTAATGTTTATCCCCCTTTACAAGGTGCAATAATTGTAGTCGCTTTATTCTTATCAAAGTTTATTTCGACTTTATTAGgaaatcaattttatattaagaTATTTGAAGTAGGTTTGGGTATTAGGGGTTCATTGATGGCATTGgtatataaaaaatcattaagAATTTCATCTGATGCTCGTCAAAAACATTCTTCTGGTGACATCATCAATTTAATGTCTACTGATGTCTTGAATCTACAaagattttttgaaaactCTCAATCCATCATTGGTGCACCAATTCAAATTGTTATTGTATTGATTTCGttatatttgttattaGATAAGGCAGTTTTTGCTGGTATGATTAGTATGGTGATTATGATTCCAATAAACGCATATTTATCGAGAAAAGTCGGTTCATTGTATAAAACTCAAATGAAGTACAAGGATTCTAGACTAACAATATTGACcgaaattttaaattctatCAAGTCTATCAAATTATACTCATGGGAAAAACCAATGCTAAAGAAGTTATTACATGTCAGAAACGATTTAGAGttagaaaattttaaaaaaattggtaTCTTTAGTAATCTTATCTTTTTTGCATGGAATTGCGTTCCTCTAATGGTCACTTGTTCTACTTTCTTAATCTTTTCTATGATCAGTGACGTTCCGCTATCACCAGATATCATTTTCCCTTCGTTAACATTATTCaacattttaaatgatGCAATCTATGTTGTACCATCGACCATAAATGATGTTATTCAAGCTAACATCTCTATGAAAAGATTAAGAGACTTTTTATTAGCTGAAGAACTAGATGATTCGTTTATTGAGTATAAATCGCCTTCTGAAACTGATGATGCTCCggtaattgaaattaataatgcTACCTTTTTATGGCAATCtaagaaaataattaatgaaaacagCAGCACAGATGAAGAAAGTAATATTGAAACATCGAAAGCTGCtctaaaaaatattgataactTTACCGTAAAAAAGGGTAGTCTAACGTGTATTGTTGGTAAAGTTGGTTCTGGTAAGAGTACCATATTACACGCAATTTTAGGTCAATTACCATGTATAAGTGCTTTAGACCAAACCAGGGCTCCAAAAGTTACTATTAGAGCTACCAGCATTGCTTACTGTCCACAAGAAGCATGGATCATGAATAGTTCAGTCAAAGAAAATATCGTTTTTGGTCACAAACATGATGAAAACTATTATAACCTTGTTATCCAAGCTTGTCAATTAGCATCAGATCTAAGCATTTTACCGGATGGAGATGAAACTATAGTGGGTGAGAAAGGTATTTCTTTAGTCGGGGGGGTACAAAAGGCACGTATATCGCTAGCTAGAGCGGTATACGCGAGAGCTgatgtatatttattagatgaCATATTGTCTGCAGTAGATGCACACGTCAgtaaaaacattattaaatatgttTTAAGTAAGGAAACGGGTTTACTGAGAAATAAGacaattattttatctacaaataatgttaacgttttaaagaattctcaaaaaatatacgCAATTGAAAAGGGTGAAATTGTTGAAGAGAGTGATTATGAAAATGTTATGAACTCTTCAGATGCTTCCAGAATCAAAAAGCTAATTGAAGAGTTTGGAACTAGTACCTCAAATTCTAATGAAGTCAAAGAAACCAGTAGCGAGAATTCCTCGAGTGAAATTGAGGATAAAACTTCCAATGCAACTGAACTcttgaaaaagaaagatattgatgaagataatgatattgtaGAATCCATAGTTTCTTTTGATGCAGAAAATATGttccaaaatatttcaatggTCAATTCTAGAAGAGCATCCATGGCTACCCTAAAGCGTAAGCCAGTACTTGATTTAGAtaaatcaaagaaaaaaacagCTCAACAAGAAGAGACAAAAGAAGAAGGGCGTGTTAAAACTAGAGTTTACATAGCCTATATCAAAGCTTGTGGTGTTACTGGtgttattttgttttttgtttttatgaTTTTGACTAGAATATTCGATTTAGCAGAAACTTTTTGGCTAAAGTATTGGTCAGAATCTAATGCCAAGGCTGGATATAATAAggattttttgaaatttgttACCATTTATGCCATAATTGGTTTATTATCAGCGGCTTTTAATAACATTCGTACCGTTATTATGTTGTTATATTGTTCTATTAGAGGATCAAAGAAACTTCACGATGGAATGGCACTATCTGTCATGCGTAGTCCAATGAGTTTCTTTGAAACTACCCCAATTGGCCGTATTGTCAACAGATTTTCTAGTGATTTAGAAGCCATTGATAGTGGTttgcaatatatattttcattttttttcaggtctgttttaatttatgtggtttctttaattttagttGGTTATAATCTACCTTGGTTTATTGCGTTAAATGCAGTTTTGATCATGATATATTTCTATTACCAAGCTTATTATATCATGTTAAGCAGAGAATTAAAAAGATTGACGACAATTTCATATTCACCAATTATGTCGTTAATAAGTGAAACACTTGGTGGATTCTCTGTTATTAATGCATTTGATCACACGTCGagattcaatttctttaattttgaaactgTTCAATATAACATCGACTGTGTTTTCCAGTTCAGATCCACTAATAGATGGTTATCGGTTCGTTTACAAACCATTGgtaatttgattattctTGCAACCggtttattatcatttgcTACCTTAggaacaaaaaaacaattgagTTCTGGTATGGTTGGTTTGTTGATGAGTTATTCTTTACAAGTTACCAGTTCATTAATGTGGATTGTAAGAATGACAGTTCAGATTGAAACTAGAATTGTTTCTGTTGAAAGAACCCTAGAATATTGTGAGTTAAAACCAGAAGCTCtagaaattattgaaaactCTAGGCCACCAGAAGGCTGGCCAAGAGAAGGTGCAATTGAATTCAACAACTATACTACCAAATATCGTGAGAATTTAGATCCTGTGctaaaagatataaatgTTTCTATTAaaccaaaagaaaaaattggaattgTCGGTAGAACAGGAGCAGGAAAATCAACTTTGACCTTAGCATTATTCAGATTAATTGAAGCCACTGGCGGCTCTATCTCAATTGATGGAATTGATATCTCTAAAATCGGTCTAGAAGATTTGAGAAGTAATCTAGCTATTATCCCACAAGATGCACAAGCTTTTGAAGGAACGATTAGAAGCAATCTAGATCCATTTGATCAACATTcagatgaagaattatGGAGAGCTGTAGAGTTGTCACATTTGAAACAGCACATACTAAGAATGAATGAAGAGGCTAACGATAGGGAGTCAGACTCGAGTAGAACAGACATAACAACACCTGATAGTCacaatattaaagaattacTAGCCACtccaatttcaaaaaatggtTCTAATGTTTCTGTTGGTCAAAGACAATTATTATGCTTATCAAGAGCATTATTAAACCCATCAAAAGTTCTAATTTTAGATGAAGCCACGGCAGCCATTGATATGGAAACAGATAAAATTGTCCAAGACACTATTAAAAACGAATTTAAAGAGAGAACAATTTTGACGATTGCACATAGAATAGATACAGTTATGAATTATGACAAGATTCTTGTTCTGGATAAGGGTGAAGTTGCTGAATTTGACACAGTTTCTAATCTATTATCTGATAAAAACACTATGTTCTATAAGCTATGCGAACAAGGTGCATACTTAAAAGAATAG